A segment of the Methanobrevibacter ruminantium genome:
ACTATTTATACCCAATTTATTTAGCTTTAATTGAAAAATAAACCTTATTTAGTTAAAAAATGAAAAATAATTTAAAATTTCAATTTATTAAGGAAAAAGGTTGAAATTTTAAAGAAAAAAATTTAAAAAAATAAACAGAAACATGAAAAATTTTTTATCTATGTTTAAGACATATTTTGATGATGATATTAATCATTCATCAAGCTGTTGATCATGGTCATATTCCAAACCGAATGGACATGCATGAGCAGTTACTCCATGAATAAGATCCATATCCTCTAAAATCTTATTCTGAACCAAATGAACAACCTTATGGGATTCATCCAAACTCATTTCCGGCGGAAGCTCAATGTGTAAAGTGACAGTAGCATATGAACCTAAATAATTCACCCTTACATCATGTGTACCGCAAACCTTGTCTACTGAATTGGAAACCTCTATAATCTTGTCAACCAACTCTGGAGATGGAACCTTACCCATAATGCTATCTAAATTTTCACGAACAACCCCAATAGCTGTCTTAACGATTAATAAACCGATTAACAGTCCAATCAATGGATCCAAATGAGGGAAACCATATTGTGCAATGAGGATAGCGAACAATATTGCAAGTGAGGACATTATATCAACTCTTTGATGCTTTCCATCAGCAACAATTGCAGGACTATTCACCATACTCCCTAATTTAATGATATATTGACTCATTGCAAAGTTTACAATAACACCAATGATTGCCATGATAACAGCCAATGGCTCTGGAATAGCAAGTGCACCTCCGAAGAACAATCTATATAGCGCACCTGTAATGATTTCGTAAGCAATGATTGCCAAGAAT
Coding sequences within it:
- a CDS encoding cation diffusion facilitator family transporter, which translates into the protein MKKEDRERLGKRAAYVAILGNIFLTVFNIAVGIMSGSYALISEGAHTISDIVTSIIAYVGFKIGSKPADAEHPLGHGRAEAIAGLVIVVFLAIIAYEIITGALYRLFFGGALAIPEPLAVIMAIIGVIVNFAMSQYIIKLGSMVNSPAIVADGKHQRVDIMSSLAILFAILIAQYGFPHLDPLIGLLIGLLIVKTAIGVVRENLDSIMGKVPSPELVDKIIEVSNSVDKVCGTHDVRVNYLGSYATVTLHIELPPEMSLDESHKVVHLVQNKILEDMDLIHGVTAHACPFGLEYDHDQQLDE